The Chaetodon auriga isolate fChaAug3 chromosome 3, fChaAug3.hap1, whole genome shotgun sequence genome has a window encoding:
- the polr2h gene encoding DNA-directed RNA polymerases I, II, and III subunit RPABC3, protein MAGILFEDIFDVKDIDPDGKKFDRVSRLHCESESFKMDLILDVNIQIYPVDLGDKFRLVIASTLYEDGTPDDGEYNPQDDRPSRADQFDYVMYGKVYKIEGDETSTEAATRLSAYVSYGGLLMRLQGDANNLHGFEVDSRVYLLMKKLAF, encoded by the exons ATGGCTGGAATTCTGTTTGAGGATATCTTTGACGTAAAAGACATCGATCCTGATGGCAAGAAGTTTGACAGAG TATCTCGTCTACATTGCGAAAGTGAATCTTTTAAGATGGACCTCATCTTGGACGTGAACATTCAGATCTATCCCGTCGATCTTG GTGACAAGTTCAGACTGGTTATTGCCAGCACGTTATACGAAGACGGAACACCAGATGATGGAGAGTACAATCCTCAGGACGACCGGCCATCCAG GGCAGACCAGTTTGATTATGTGATGTATGGGAAGGTTTACAAGATTGAGGGTGACGAGACTTCAACGGAAGCAGCCACACGCCT CTCTGCCTATGTGTCTTACGGCGGCCTCCTCATGAGGCTACAGGGAGACGCAAACAACCTTCACGGTTTTGAGGTGGACTCCAGGGTCTACCTCCTGATGAAGAAACTGGCCTTCTAA
- the mfsd8l1 gene encoding major facilitator superfamily domain-containing protein 8 — protein MDNRRKRKLTFVTIGLIFLLSGVEYAVILPTIWRYLQTLDAAPYFLGLALSAFSLTGLLSGPLFGHWSDRAGATKKIILFANLFEIIGNFMYFMGFSKWLLLSSRLVAGIGTGAGSSIFGFLTRSTVPDDRATVFAAVMACRQAGLLIGPAFNIFLRLCDFHLGPFVVNKYTAPGLFMCLLWILLQLAVVFMYWDLPPLERGKAKESLASQSREEKNEEGPEEEDNDEEKPLMGSQELVGSYGSVVAFSPPTCRSPAASNATLNHISPPPTPVPPDSHESSSSFRNFSISQEFLREEVVVLLAAQFITLFNQTALETMVTPLTQKYFSYGELENSIMYCLCGVEVIAGFLFVRWLSRRIAERAILAIGLAICNISCVWCLVFLAKPLGGFPWQLTEFIIGVFLQVLGLPFVAVAHVSLFSKVTAEKTQGFSQGVRRSVGGLATILGPLWAGGLIDNLYIMMGVMIALLALLTMMLAFSYDRLVAPATEEEVDDSNNCG, from the exons ATGGATAATCGACGGAAGAGGAAGCTGACATTCGTCACTATTGGCCTTATATTTCTTCTGAGCGGTGTGGAATATG CTGTAATATTGCCCACAATATGGAGGTACCTGCAGACTTTAGATGCGGCACCTTACTTTCTGGGTTTGGCCCTGTCAGCGTTTAGCTTGACTGGCCTGCTGTCAGGACCGCTGTTTGGCCACTGGTCCGACCGAGCAGGGGCTACCAAGAAGATCATCTTGTTTGCCAACCTTTTTGAGATAATTG gtaATTTCATGTACTTTATGGGCTTCTCCAAGTGGCTCTTACTGTCAAGCAGACTGGTGGCTG GCATCGGCACAGGCGCTGGCTCGTCTATCTTTGGCTTCCTGACCAGAAGCACCGTCCCAGATGACCGCGCCACTGTATTTGCTGCTGTCATGGCATGTCGACAAGCTGGccttctgattg GTCCAGCATTTAACATCTTCTTGAGACTGTGTGATTTCCACCTGGGTCCATTTGTCGTCAATAAATATACTGCACCGGGG TTGTTCATGTGCCTTCTGTGGATTCTCCTTCAACTGGCGGTGGTCTTCATGTACTGGGACCTGCCACCTCTAGAGAGGGGGAAGGCCAAGGAGAGTTTGGCAAGccagagcagggaggagaagaaTGAGGAAGGGCCTGAGGAAGAGGACAATGACGAGGAAAAGCCGCTAATGGGTTCCCAGGAGCTGGTGGGATCCTACGGCTCAGTGGTGGCATTCAGCCCACCCACGTGCCGCTCTCCTGCTGCCTCGAATGCCACGCTGAATCACATCTCCCCTCCTCCCACTCCCGTGCCACCAGACTCCCATGAGTCTTCCAGCTCCTTTAGAAATTTCAGCATATCCCAAG aGTTCCTGAGAGAAGAGGTGGTTGTGCTGCTTGCTGCTCAGTTCATCACCCTCTTCAATCAGACGGCTCTGGAG ACCATGGTGACCCCACTGACCCAGAAGTACTTCAGCTATGGGGAGCTGGAGAACAGCATCATGTACTGTCTCTGCGGTGTGGAGGTGATCGCTGGCTTCCTGTTTGTGCGCTGGCTGAGCCGACGTATTGCCGAGCGAGCAATCCTGGCCATCGGCCTGGCCATCTGCAACATCTCTTGCGTCTGGTGCCTCGTCTTCCTGGCCAAGCCACTAG GTGGCTTTCCGTGGCAGCTGACTGAGTTCATCATCGGGGTGTTTCTGCAGGTTTTGGGTTTGCCTTTCGTAGCTGTGGCTCATGTTTCCCTCTTCTCCAAAGTTACtgctgagaaaacacaag GTTTCAGCCAGGGAGTGCGTCGCTCAGTGGGAGGTCTAGCTACCATCCTGGGCCCTCTGTGGGCTGGTGGCCTGATCGACAACTTGTACATCATGATGGGAGTGATGATTGCACTGCTGGCACTGCTGACG ATGATGCTGGCGTTCTCGTACGACCGGCTGGTTGCACctgccacagaggaggaagtggacgACTCGAACAACTGTGGCTAA